A genome region from Glycine max cultivar Williams 82 chromosome 5, Glycine_max_v4.0, whole genome shotgun sequence includes the following:
- the LOC100797103 gene encoding uncharacterized protein isoform X2 gives MKRVSVRCSVRFKWFLGGKGELRPKFLSMLTLNPFGTLSLIMSISLISFQILCGGKWENSLPISWTDMVRAKRISKVNVLAHRSSCCVGSSRIHQFCTQSQLHYSHYLVDGKLSQELYVLILKYTLFLMLQAWDRELHFSMVDGDFKKFEGKWSVKSGTRSSSTNLSYEVNVIPRFNFPAIFLERIIRSDLPVNLRALAYRVERNISGNQKLSLPENHLDKTSSDIYESSAQKINSALCENREYLVSSIPGTLPMPSSEVNINNWGAFGKTCRLDRPCVVDEIHLRRFDGLLENGGVHRCVFATITVKASVRDVWNVMSSYETLPEIVPNLAISKILSRDNNKVRILQEGCKGLLYMVLHARVVLDLCEYLEQEISFEQVEGDFDSFHGKWTFEQLGNHHTLLKYSVESKMRKDTFLSEAIMEEVIYEDLPSNLCAIRDYIENRTASNMFEACKQNTDLGQQTVPSGFEDDDSYCSAEDLFDCNAQSSSQQRPRVPGLQRDIEVLKSELLKFIAEHGQEGFMPMRKQLRLHGRVDIEKAINRMGGFRKIATIMNLSLAYKHRKPKGYWDNLENLHYEISRFQRSWGMDPSFMPSRRSFERAGRFDIARALEKWGGLRQVSRLLSLKVRRQRSRQDNLAKDKKVDDDVASPDVDSEIKTPSRPTVSQDPQNWLTELKQLDINWVE, from the exons atGAAGAGGGTGAGCGTGAGGTGCAGTGTGAGGTTCAAGTGGTTTCTTGGAGGGAAAGGAGAGTTAAGGCCGAAATTTCTGTCAATGCTGACATTGAATCCGTTTGGAACGCTCTCACTGATTATGAGCATCTCGCTGATTTCATTCCAAATCTTGTGTGGAGGTAAG tGGGAAAATTCCTTGCCCATATCCTGGACGGATATGGTTAGAGCAAAGAGGATTTCAAAGGTCAATGTATTGGCACATAGAAGCTCGTGTTGTGTTGGATCTTCAAGAATTCATCAATTCT GCACCCAAAGCCAATTGCATTACAGCCATTACTTGGTTGATGGAAAACTTTCTCAAGAATTGTACGTTCTCATACTCAAATACACGTTGTTTTTAATGCTTCAGGCATGGGATCGAGAACTTCACTTTTCCATGGTTGATGGAGACTTTAAGAAGTTTGAGGGCAAATGGTCTGTCAAATCTGGAACAAG ATCTTCATCGACTAATTTATCTTATGAAGTTAATGTTATACCAAGATTCAACTTCCCAGCTATTTTCTTAGAAAGGATTATCAGATCAGATCTCCCTGTGAACCTCCGAGCCTTGGCATATAGAGTTGAGAGGAATATTTCTGGAAATCAGAAACTTTCCCTGCCAGAAAATCACTTGGATAAAACTTCTAGTGATATTTATGAGTCATCTGCCCAAAAGATAAATAGTGCTTTGTGTGAAAACAGAGAATATTTAGTCAGCTCAATTCCTGGTACCTTGCCCATGCCTTCCAGTGAGGTGAACATCAATAATTGGGGTGCATTTGGAAAAACTTGCAGACTTGACAGGCCTTGTGTGGTGGATGAAATTCATCTCCGTAGATTTGATGGACTTTTG GAAAATGGAGGTGTTCATCGCTGCGTTTTTGCAACCATAACAGTTAAGGCTTCTGTTCGTGATGTATGGAATGTAATGTCTTCATATGAGACTCTTCCTGA GATAGTTCCAAATTTAGCAATCAGTAAGATTTTATCACGAGATAACAATAAAGTTCGCATTCTCCAG GAAGGGTGTAAGGGCCTGCTTTATATGGTGCTTCATGCTCGTGTTGTGCTAGACTTGTGTGAATATCTAGAACAGGAGATCAGCTTTGAACAGGTTGAAGGGGATTTTGACTCGTTCCATGGAAAATGGACTTTTGAGCAACTAGGAAATCATCACACACTGCTAAAATACTCCGTGGAGTCAAAAATGCGCAAAGACACTTTCCTTTCTGAAGCTATCATGGAAGAG GTCATATATGAAGATCTCCCATCAAATTTGTGTGCAATAAGAGACTATATTGAGAATAGGACAGCATCAAATATGTTCGAAGCATGTAAGCAGAATACAGATTTGGGGCAACAAACTGTTCCATCTGGCTTTGAAGATGATGACAGCTATTGTTCAGCAGAAGACTTGTTTGATTGCAATGCTCAAAGCTCATCTCAACAACGACCAAGAGTTCCAGGTTTACAAAGGGATATTGAAGTACTAAAATCTGAACTCCTGAAATTCATTGCAGAACATGGACAAGAAGGATTTATGCCAATGAGGAAGCAACTTCGTTTGCACGGAAGAGTGGATATTGAGAAGGCTATAAATCGCATGGGTGGATTCAGAAAGATTGCAACTATAATGAACCTCTCTCTGGCTTACAAACACCGCAAACCAAAGGGTTACTGGGACAATCTTGAAAATTTGCATTATGAG ATAAGTAGATTTCAAAGGAGCTGGGGAATGGACCCTTCATTTATGCCTAGCAGAAGGTCATTTGAACGTGCAG GGCGCTTTGATATAGCACGGGCATTGGAAAAGTGGGGTGGACTTCGTCAGGTTTCTCGCCTTCTGTCCCTCAAGGTGAGGCGGCAACGAAGCAGACAAGACAACCTTGCCAAGGATAAGAAAGTTGATGATGATGTAGCATCACCTGATGTAGATAGTGAGATCAAGACACCATCTAGACCCACTGTTTCTCAAGATCCACAAAATTGGCTTACCGAACTAAAACAGTTGGACATAAATTGGGTTGAGTAA
- the LOC100785463 gene encoding uncharacterized protein At4g08330, chloroplastic, whose amino-acid sequence MDIYLRIMNSSCSSCGYELNLNSSNRNTCSLIDSKSIKRGIISFFSVDESRFTQIQQLHWPSWIPFFNSKRQRTKLLCRSCGNHLGYAYTSPSQSWDGISDDSRIYDIKLTSLLPSFCEEPSQR is encoded by the exons ATGGATATTTACCTACGGATTATGAATTCAag CTGTAGTTCGTGTGGTTATGAGCTGAACTTGAACTCCAGCAACCGCAACACTTGTTCTCTGATTGACTCGAAGTCCATAAAGAGAGGCatcatctccttcttctctgTGGATGAGAGCAGGTTCACTCAGATCCAACAACTTCACTGGCCTTCTTGGATACCCTTTTTCAACTCCAAGCGCCAAAGAACCAAGCTCCTTTGCCGCAGCTGTGGGAACCATCTTGGCTATGCTTACACTTCGCCCTCTCAATCCTGGGATGGCATCTCTGATGATTCCAGAATCTATGATATCAAACTAACCTCTTTGTTACCTTCCTTCTGTGAGGAACCAAGTCAAAG ATAA
- the LOC100797103 gene encoding uncharacterized protein isoform X1, with protein sequence MITTCRTSSTTNLGGAQPLSLRFLSKPAPPFLSLSLFFPSHSTNNGIAVSSTQCKPRIRCDKEVGNGNSNGVEEEAKDEEGEREVQCEVQVVSWRERRVKAEISVNADIESVWNALTDYEHLADFIPNLVWSGKIPCPYPGRIWLEQRGFQRSMYWHIEARVVLDLQEFINSAWDRELHFSMVDGDFKKFEGKWSVKSGTRSSSTNLSYEVNVIPRFNFPAIFLERIIRSDLPVNLRALAYRVERNISGNQKLSLPENHLDKTSSDIYESSAQKINSALCENREYLVSSIPGTLPMPSSEVNINNWGAFGKTCRLDRPCVVDEIHLRRFDGLLENGGVHRCVFATITVKASVRDVWNVMSSYETLPEIVPNLAISKILSRDNNKVRILQEGCKGLLYMVLHARVVLDLCEYLEQEISFEQVEGDFDSFHGKWTFEQLGNHHTLLKYSVESKMRKDTFLSEAIMEEVIYEDLPSNLCAIRDYIENRTASNMFEACKQNTDLGQQTVPSGFEDDDSYCSAEDLFDCNAQSSSQQRPRVPGLQRDIEVLKSELLKFIAEHGQEGFMPMRKQLRLHGRVDIEKAINRMGGFRKIATIMNLSLAYKHRKPKGYWDNLENLHYEISRFQRSWGMDPSFMPSRRSFERAGRFDIARALEKWGGLRQVSRLLSLKVRRQRSRQDNLAKDKKVDDDVASPDVDSEIKTPSRPTVSQDPQNWLTELKQLDINWVE encoded by the exons ATGATCACCACTTGCAGAACTTCTTCAACCACCAACCTTGGAGGAGCTCAACCTCTTTCTCTGCGCTTCCTATCCAAGCCAGCTCCTCCGTTTCTATCTCTGAGCCTCTTCTTCCCCTCCCACTCTACTAACAATGGCATTGCGGTTTCCTCAACTCAGTGCAAACCCAGAATCCGGTGTGACAAAGAAGTAGGTAATGGTAATAGTAATGgggtagaagaagaagcaaaagatGAAGAGGGTGAGCGTGAGGTGCAGTGTGAGGTTCAAGTGGTTTCTTGGAGGGAAAGGAGAGTTAAGGCCGAAATTTCTGTCAATGCTGACATTGAATCCGTTTGGAACGCTCTCACTGATTATGAGCATCTCGCTGATTTCATTCCAAATCTTGTGTGGAG tGGGAAAATTCCTTGCCCATATCCTGGACGGATATGGTTAGAGCAAAGAGGATTTCAAAGGTCAATGTATTGGCACATAGAAGCTCGTGTTGTGTTGGATCTTCAAGAATTCATCAATTCT GCATGGGATCGAGAACTTCACTTTTCCATGGTTGATGGAGACTTTAAGAAGTTTGAGGGCAAATGGTCTGTCAAATCTGGAACAAG ATCTTCATCGACTAATTTATCTTATGAAGTTAATGTTATACCAAGATTCAACTTCCCAGCTATTTTCTTAGAAAGGATTATCAGATCAGATCTCCCTGTGAACCTCCGAGCCTTGGCATATAGAGTTGAGAGGAATATTTCTGGAAATCAGAAACTTTCCCTGCCAGAAAATCACTTGGATAAAACTTCTAGTGATATTTATGAGTCATCTGCCCAAAAGATAAATAGTGCTTTGTGTGAAAACAGAGAATATTTAGTCAGCTCAATTCCTGGTACCTTGCCCATGCCTTCCAGTGAGGTGAACATCAATAATTGGGGTGCATTTGGAAAAACTTGCAGACTTGACAGGCCTTGTGTGGTGGATGAAATTCATCTCCGTAGATTTGATGGACTTTTG GAAAATGGAGGTGTTCATCGCTGCGTTTTTGCAACCATAACAGTTAAGGCTTCTGTTCGTGATGTATGGAATGTAATGTCTTCATATGAGACTCTTCCTGA GATAGTTCCAAATTTAGCAATCAGTAAGATTTTATCACGAGATAACAATAAAGTTCGCATTCTCCAG GAAGGGTGTAAGGGCCTGCTTTATATGGTGCTTCATGCTCGTGTTGTGCTAGACTTGTGTGAATATCTAGAACAGGAGATCAGCTTTGAACAGGTTGAAGGGGATTTTGACTCGTTCCATGGAAAATGGACTTTTGAGCAACTAGGAAATCATCACACACTGCTAAAATACTCCGTGGAGTCAAAAATGCGCAAAGACACTTTCCTTTCTGAAGCTATCATGGAAGAG GTCATATATGAAGATCTCCCATCAAATTTGTGTGCAATAAGAGACTATATTGAGAATAGGACAGCATCAAATATGTTCGAAGCATGTAAGCAGAATACAGATTTGGGGCAACAAACTGTTCCATCTGGCTTTGAAGATGATGACAGCTATTGTTCAGCAGAAGACTTGTTTGATTGCAATGCTCAAAGCTCATCTCAACAACGACCAAGAGTTCCAGGTTTACAAAGGGATATTGAAGTACTAAAATCTGAACTCCTGAAATTCATTGCAGAACATGGACAAGAAGGATTTATGCCAATGAGGAAGCAACTTCGTTTGCACGGAAGAGTGGATATTGAGAAGGCTATAAATCGCATGGGTGGATTCAGAAAGATTGCAACTATAATGAACCTCTCTCTGGCTTACAAACACCGCAAACCAAAGGGTTACTGGGACAATCTTGAAAATTTGCATTATGAG ATAAGTAGATTTCAAAGGAGCTGGGGAATGGACCCTTCATTTATGCCTAGCAGAAGGTCATTTGAACGTGCAG GGCGCTTTGATATAGCACGGGCATTGGAAAAGTGGGGTGGACTTCGTCAGGTTTCTCGCCTTCTGTCCCTCAAGGTGAGGCGGCAACGAAGCAGACAAGACAACCTTGCCAAGGATAAGAAAGTTGATGATGATGTAGCATCACCTGATGTAGATAGTGAGATCAAGACACCATCTAGACCCACTGTTTCTCAAGATCCACAAAATTGGCTTACCGAACTAAAACAGTTGGACATAAATTGGGTTGAGTAA